One genomic segment of Thermodesulfobacteriota bacterium includes these proteins:
- the ppsR gene encoding pyruvate, phosphate dikinase/phosphoenolpyruvate synthase regulator gives MWSSKDVYYISDSTGILASNLGHALLCQFPATNFYEERFPFVRTREQAKKTLGYILKQSAGRRPLIFSTIVKPELRKIFDTPEVEVFDVFAAFLDRLEGCLEAKAIGEPGFSHQAMDERAINRRVEAIQYCLSHDDGFKAHEFDEADVVLVGVSRAGKTPVSVYLATQMGLKAGNFPLTAEQLNEGRLPDTLVRNLKHVVGLATSAEILRAMREKRYPGSNYAKLVTCSQELHQAEAIFRQYRIPVVSSAGKSIEEIATQVSQELGLSKKPETLAPASLPVTPRRDE, from the coding sequence ATGTGGAGCTCCAAGGACGTCTACTACATCTCGGACAGCACCGGCATCCTGGCCAGCAACCTGGGCCATGCCCTGCTCTGTCAGTTCCCGGCCACCAACTTCTACGAGGAGCGCTTCCCCTTTGTCCGGACTCGGGAACAGGCCAAGAAGACCCTCGGGTACATCCTCAAGCAATCAGCGGGCCGCCGGCCCCTCATCTTCTCCACCATCGTCAAGCCCGAGCTGCGCAAGATCTTCGACACCCCGGAGGTGGAGGTGTTCGACGTCTTTGCCGCCTTTCTGGACCGGCTGGAGGGATGTCTCGAGGCCAAGGCCATCGGCGAGCCTGGCTTTTCCCACCAGGCCATGGACGAGCGGGCGATCAACCGGCGGGTGGAGGCAATCCAGTACTGCCTGAGCCATGATGACGGCTTCAAGGCCCACGAGTTCGACGAGGCGGACGTGGTGCTGGTGGGGGTGTCCCGGGCCGGCAAGACGCCCGTGTCCGTCTACCTGGCAACCCAGATGGGGCTCAAGGCCGGCAACTTCCCGCTCACCGCCGAGCAGCTCAACGAGGGGCGCCTGCCGGACACCCTGGTGCGGAACCTCAAGCACGTGGTGGGCCTGGCCACCTCGGCGGAGATTTTGCGGGCCATGCGGGAGAAGCGCTACCCGGGCAGCAACTACGCCAAGCTGGTCACCTGCAGCCAGGAGCTGCACCAGGCAGAGGCCATCTTCCGCCAGTACCGGATACCGGTGGTCTCCTCGGCCGGCAAATCCATCGAGGAGATCGCCACCCAGGTCTCCCAGGAGCTGGGGCTGTCCAAGAAGCCGGAGACCCTGGCGCCGGCGTCGCTGCCGGTGACGCCCCGCCGGGACGAATAG
- a CDS encoding deoxyguanosinetriphosphate triphosphohydrolase — MAKSIREETEDREAAFLSPFACLSQASRGRLRPEPECPIRTAFQRDRDRIIHSKTFRRLKHKTQVFLSPTGDHYRTRLTHALEVAQIARTIGCALRLNESLIEAIALGHDLGHTPFGHAGEATLNAVHPGGFRHFEQSLRVVDVLEKGGLGLNLTHEVRDGILHHSKGRKEILPEDLADLPATLEGQVVRLADIMAYVNHDLDDALRAGVIREEDVPVPVRRTLGDRHSQRLGSMVRDLVARTLARNDGRLAMDRAMLAAIAELRSFLYDNVYDVDRVHGDFVKASKILRELYDHFLAQDSVWDKESSIYPDGTPKHRKVCDFIAGMTDRYALDLYAQIFFPKPWSVL; from the coding sequence ATGGCCAAGAGCATTCGGGAAGAGACCGAAGACCGGGAGGCGGCATTCCTGTCGCCGTTTGCCTGCCTGAGCCAGGCCAGCCGGGGCCGGCTGCGGCCGGAGCCGGAATGCCCCATCCGCACGGCCTTCCAGCGGGATCGGGATCGGATCATCCACTCCAAGACCTTCCGCCGGCTCAAGCACAAGACCCAGGTCTTCCTGTCCCCCACCGGCGACCACTACCGGACCCGGCTGACCCACGCCCTGGAAGTCGCCCAGATCGCGCGCACCATCGGCTGTGCCCTGCGGCTCAACGAGAGCCTCATCGAGGCCATCGCCCTGGGCCATGATCTGGGCCACACCCCCTTTGGCCACGCTGGCGAGGCAACCCTGAATGCGGTGCATCCCGGCGGCTTCCGCCATTTCGAGCAGAGCCTGCGGGTGGTGGACGTGCTGGAGAAGGGGGGTCTGGGCCTGAACCTGACCCACGAGGTGCGGGACGGCATCCTGCACCACTCCAAGGGCCGCAAGGAGATCCTGCCCGAGGACCTGGCCGACCTGCCTGCCACCCTGGAGGGCCAAGTGGTGCGCCTGGCGGACATCATGGCCTATGTCAACCATGATCTGGACGACGCCTTGCGGGCCGGCGTCATCCGGGAGGAGGATGTGCCTGTCCCCGTCCGCCGCACCTTGGGCGATCGCCATTCCCAGCGCCTGGGCAGCATGGTCCGCGATCTGGTCGCCCGGACCCTGGCGAGGAACGACGGCCGCCTGGCCATGGACCGGGCGATGCTGGCCGCCATCGCCGAGCTGCGCTCCTTCCTCTACGACAATGTCTACGATGTGGATCGGGTACACGGGGATTTCGTCAAGGCCTCGAAGATTCTGCGGGAGCTCTATGACCACTTCCTGGCCCAGGATTCGGTCTGGGACAAGGAGAGCAGCATCTACCCGGATGGCACCCCGAAGCACCGCAAGGTTTGCGACTTCATTGCCGGCATGACCGACCGCTATGCCCTGGACCTCTACGCCCAGATCTTCTTTCCGAAGCCCTGGAGCGTCCTGTAG
- a CDS encoding valine--tRNA ligase, whose protein sequence is MIKDDSPPSPRAELAKAYEFAQVEENWRRRWAAEHPFRAGLEPDRPAFCIVIPPPNVTGVLHVGHALNNTLQDVLVRYHRMRGDNTLWVPGTDHAGIATQNVVERQLAAEGSSRHAIGRERFVDRVWQWRQESGGQIIHQLKRLGCSCDWERERFTMDEGLSRAVREVFVRLYQDGLIYQGDYIINWCPRCLTALADLEVEHEPTAGQLYVIRYPLAAGSGHLLVATTRPETMLGDTAVAVHPGDERYRHLTGSSVLLPLVGRPIPVVMDTHVDMAFGTGALKVTPAHDLADFELARRHDLPAMKIMDNEGRMTGEAGPYAGLDRFACRQQVVADLAAAGLLERVEDYQHGVGHCYRCRTVVEPTLSRQWFVAVKPLAAKAMAAVRSGETRIHPAAWEKSFFDWMENIRDWCISRQIWWGHQVPAWTCGACGRLVVAVEAPRACPDCGAGQLSQSPDVLDTWFSSALWPFSTLGWPEATRELALFYPTSVLVTSFDILFFWVARMMMMGIHFLGQSPFADVYLHALVRDAQGQKMSKSKGNVLDPLLLMDRYGTDALRLTLTAFAAQGREIRLAEERIEGYRHFLNKLWNASRFALPHLPAAAEPLPPAAELGLAHRWILSRLARTMKATIEALHSYHFDDVANTIYQFFWYEFCDWYLEWIKPALYGEDSPERRASRLVLGRVLEDAIALLHPVVPFITEELWQVLPGKGELLCRSPFPTPEEDRIDPQAEAAMAVVQGVTAGLRTIRADLSIPPGAWISARIVAPDPERAELLAANREAIGLLARAKEVEVVTSGERPAGAAGHLWQDVEIFVPVAGLVDIEQEMAKLARERQKVEQQLAGVTKKLANEQFRAQAPAAVVAAEAEKEEKLLARLATIDANRQRLQELQA, encoded by the coding sequence ATGATCAAGGATGATTCTCCCCCCTCGCCCAGGGCCGAGCTGGCCAAGGCTTACGAATTCGCCCAGGTGGAGGAAAACTGGCGCCGGAGATGGGCGGCCGAGCACCCCTTCCGGGCCGGCCTGGAGCCTGACCGGCCCGCCTTCTGCATCGTCATCCCGCCGCCCAACGTCACCGGTGTGCTCCACGTCGGCCACGCCCTCAACAACACCCTGCAGGACGTTCTGGTCCGCTACCACCGGATGCGGGGGGACAACACCCTCTGGGTGCCCGGCACCGACCATGCCGGCATCGCCACCCAGAACGTGGTGGAGCGGCAGCTGGCCGCCGAGGGCAGCTCCCGCCACGCCATCGGCCGGGAGCGCTTCGTGGACCGGGTCTGGCAGTGGCGCCAGGAATCCGGTGGCCAGATCATCCACCAGCTCAAGCGCCTGGGCTGCTCCTGCGACTGGGAGCGGGAGCGGTTCACCATGGACGAGGGCCTGTCCCGGGCCGTGCGGGAGGTGTTCGTCCGCCTCTACCAGGACGGCCTCATCTACCAGGGGGACTACATCATCAACTGGTGTCCCCGCTGCCTGACCGCCCTGGCAGATCTGGAGGTGGAGCACGAGCCGACTGCCGGCCAGCTCTATGTCATCCGCTATCCCCTGGCCGCCGGCTCCGGCCACCTCCTGGTCGCCACCACCCGGCCGGAGACCATGCTGGGGGATACGGCGGTGGCGGTCCATCCCGGGGACGAGCGCTACCGGCACCTGACCGGCTCCTCGGTGCTCCTGCCCCTGGTGGGCCGTCCCATCCCGGTGGTCATGGACACCCACGTGGACATGGCCTTCGGCACCGGCGCCCTCAAGGTCACCCCGGCCCATGATCTCGCCGACTTCGAGCTGGCGCGGCGCCACGACCTGCCGGCCATGAAGATCATGGACAACGAGGGCCGCATGACCGGGGAGGCGGGTCCCTATGCCGGCCTCGACCGTTTCGCCTGCCGCCAGCAGGTGGTGGCGGATCTGGCGGCCGCCGGCCTCCTGGAGCGGGTGGAGGACTACCAGCACGGTGTCGGTCACTGCTACCGCTGCCGGACGGTGGTGGAGCCCACCCTCTCCCGCCAGTGGTTCGTGGCCGTGAAGCCCCTGGCCGCCAAGGCCATGGCCGCGGTGCGCAGCGGCGAGACCCGCATCCATCCGGCGGCCTGGGAAAAGAGCTTCTTCGACTGGATGGAGAACATCCGGGACTGGTGCATCTCCCGCCAGATCTGGTGGGGCCACCAGGTGCCGGCCTGGACCTGCGGCGCCTGCGGCCGGCTGGTGGTGGCGGTGGAGGCGCCCCGGGCCTGTCCCGACTGCGGCGCCGGCCAGCTCAGCCAGTCTCCGGACGTGCTGGACACCTGGTTCTCCTCGGCCCTGTGGCCATTTTCCACCCTGGGCTGGCCCGAGGCGACCAGGGAGCTGGCGCTCTTCTACCCCACCTCGGTCCTGGTGACGAGCTTCGACATCCTGTTCTTCTGGGTTGCCCGGATGATGATGATGGGCATCCATTTCCTGGGCCAGAGCCCCTTTGCCGACGTCTATCTGCATGCCCTGGTCCGGGATGCCCAGGGCCAGAAGATGAGCAAGTCCAAGGGCAATGTCCTTGACCCGCTGCTGCTCATGGACCGCTACGGCACCGATGCCCTGCGCCTGACCCTCACCGCTTTTGCCGCCCAGGGCCGGGAGATCCGGCTGGCCGAGGAGCGGATCGAAGGCTACCGCCACTTTCTCAACAAGCTGTGGAACGCCAGCCGCTTCGCCCTGCCCCACCTGCCTGCCGCGGCCGAGCCCCTGCCGCCTGCTGCCGAGCTGGGCCTGGCCCACCGCTGGATCCTCTCCCGCCTGGCCCGGACGATGAAGGCCACCATCGAGGCCCTGCATAGCTACCACTTCGACGATGTGGCCAATACGATCTACCAGTTCTTCTGGTACGAATTCTGCGACTGGTACCTGGAATGGATCAAGCCGGCCCTCTACGGGGAGGATTCCCCGGAGCGCCGCGCCAGCCGGCTGGTCCTGGGCCGGGTCCTGGAAGACGCTATTGCCCTGCTCCACCCGGTGGTGCCCTTCATCACCGAGGAGCTGTGGCAGGTGCTGCCCGGCAAGGGGGAGCTGCTGTGCCGCTCCCCCTTCCCGACCCCGGAGGAGGACCGCATCGATCCCCAGGCCGAGGCGGCCATGGCGGTGGTGCAGGGGGTGACGGCGGGCCTGCGCACCATCCGCGCCGATCTGTCCATCCCGCCCGGCGCCTGGATCTCCGCCCGGATCGTCGCCCCGGATCCGGAGCGGGCCGAGCTTTTGGCGGCCAACCGGGAGGCCATCGGTCTTTTGGCCCGGGCCAAGGAGGTCGAGGTGGTGACCAGCGGCGAGCGGCCGGCCGGGGCCGCGGGCCATCTCTGGCAGGACGTGGAGATCTTCGTGCCCGTGGCCGGGCTGGTGGACATCGAGCAGGAGATGGCCAAGCTGGCGCGGGAGCGGCAGAAGGTGGAGCAGCAGCTGGCCGGGGTGACCAAGAAGCTGGCCAACGAGCAGTTCCGGGCCCAGGCCCCGGCCGCGGTGGTGGCCGCCGAGGCGGAGAAGGAGGAGAAGCTCCTGGCCCGCCTCGCGACCATCGACGCCAACCGGCAGCGACTCCAGGAGCTGCAGGCGTGA
- the nadC gene encoding carboxylating nicotinate-nucleotide diphosphorylase, with product MSIDPFLLRDSLTRFLAEDLGRGDVTTEAIFAPEAMTAGRFLAKGHFVACGVATVAPLVFTLLDPEVQVRPGVADGQLVAPGQTLCTLAGRARSLLRGERVALNLAMRLSGIATLTAAFVERLAGLPVRVLDTRKTVPGLRLLDKYAVRTGGGHNHRFGLDDGILVKDNHVAACGSIAEAVARVRARAPHTLRLQVEASTLDEVAECLAAGVDAILLDNMDGPTLRQAVALVAGRAFLEASGGITLETVRAVAETGVQAVSVGALTHSAPAADISMRLGPGSGKEQRISNRRRDRQG from the coding sequence GTGAGCATCGACCCCTTCCTTCTGCGGGACAGCCTGACCCGCTTCCTGGCCGAGGATCTGGGCCGGGGGGACGTCACCACCGAGGCGATCTTCGCGCCGGAGGCCATGACTGCCGGCCGCTTCCTGGCCAAAGGCCATTTCGTGGCCTGCGGTGTTGCCACAGTGGCGCCCCTGGTCTTCACCCTCCTGGACCCGGAGGTGCAGGTCCGGCCCGGGGTTGCGGACGGCCAGTTGGTGGCGCCCGGCCAGACGCTGTGCACCCTGGCCGGCCGCGCCCGTTCGCTCCTCCGGGGTGAGCGGGTGGCCCTCAACCTGGCGATGCGCCTTTCCGGCATCGCCACCCTGACCGCGGCCTTTGTCGAAAGACTTGCCGGCCTGCCGGTGCGGGTGCTGGATACCAGAAAGACGGTCCCCGGGCTGCGGCTGCTGGACAAGTACGCGGTGCGCACCGGCGGCGGTCACAACCACCGCTTCGGCCTCGACGACGGCATCCTGGTGAAGGACAACCATGTCGCTGCCTGCGGCTCCATCGCCGAGGCGGTCGCCCGGGTGCGGGCCCGGGCCCCCCACACCCTGCGCCTGCAGGTGGAGGCCAGCACCCTCGACGAGGTGGCCGAGTGTCTGGCCGCCGGCGTGGATGCCATCCTCCTGGACAACATGGATGGTCCCACCCTGCGCCAGGCGGTGGCCCTGGTGGCCGGCCGTGCCTTTCTCGAGGCCTCCGGCGGCATCACCCTGGAGACGGTGCGGGCGGTGGCCGAGACCGGGGTCCAGGCGGTCTCGGTGGGCGCCCTCACCCACTCGGCGCCGGCCGCCGACATCAGCATGCGCCTGGGGCCTGGCAGCGGGAAGGAACAACGAATATCGAACCGCAGAAGAGACCGGCAAGGCTGA
- a CDS encoding response regulator produces the protein MGATRLLLVDDEEIVLRALSRDLNAEGYEVAAVGSGQDALLRLGKDVRFDVVITDLVMEGLDGIQVLREARRLDPEVGVIILTGHGALSSAIDALRLGADDYLLKPCATEELLLRIRRCQERQELRRKLKLYENILPICAVCKMIRDDSGKGPGQGEWLPVDVYITRKTGVLMSHTYCPECGRKALQELIR, from the coding sequence ATGGGGGCAACACGGCTGCTCTTGGTAGACGACGAGGAGATCGTGCTCCGGGCCTTGAGCCGGGATCTGAATGCCGAAGGCTACGAGGTCGCGGCCGTCGGGAGCGGCCAGGACGCGCTCCTGCGGCTGGGCAAGGACGTCCGGTTCGACGTGGTCATCACGGATCTGGTCATGGAGGGCCTGGACGGCATCCAGGTCCTGCGGGAGGCCCGGAGGCTGGACCCGGAGGTGGGGGTGATCATCCTCACCGGCCATGGCGCCCTGTCCTCGGCCATCGATGCCCTGCGCCTGGGCGCCGACGACTACCTGCTCAAGCCCTGCGCCACCGAGGAGCTGCTCTTGCGCATCCGGCGCTGCCAGGAGCGCCAGGAGCTGCGCCGCAAGCTCAAGCTCTACGAGAACATCCTGCCCATCTGCGCGGTCTGCAAGATGATCCGGGACGATTCCGGCAAGGGTCCTGGCCAGGGGGAGTGGCTGCCGGTGGACGTCTACATCACCCGCAAGACCGGGGTGCTCATGAGCCACACCTACTGCCCGGAGTGCGGCCGCAAGGCGCTCCAGGAGCTCATCCGCTGA
- a CDS encoding AMP-binding protein, translating into MPDFLLHHRFIRVARRQAGKPAIIDRTADRRLSYGKCLIAALLLADRFRSCPDGFLGIMLPTGAGCTLAVLGALFAGKTPVLINYSTGAADNARYAQRKCLFRTIVTARALLDKVGCPPVEGMIMVEDLLASFSAGERLKKALLTRLPLPMLLKQVAGGEPDDLLVVLFTSGSEKDPKAVPLTHRNIASNVAAFSQVFGLSHRDVMMASLPFFHIFGLTVNLWTPLFHGMTMVSVANPLEYRTICQVIREERPTMLAGTPSFLAGYLAKSAPGDFESLRIVVSGADKCPDSLREGFAAQHGITVYEGYGATETSPVISANSPGANRPGSVGRVLPGVEVRIEDYETGADCPPGKTGRILVRGELVMPGYLHDLEETSMRIRQGWYDTGDMGHLDADGFLWHAGRLRRFVKIGGEMISLVRVEDVLARQIAADNPCCVVEVPDPRKGSRIVAAVAAPVDEPAVLAAMAKELPNIALPRRFLALGDLPKMGSGKVDFRQVTSLVQERLAAGS; encoded by the coding sequence ATGCCCGATTTCCTTTTGCACCACCGCTTCATCCGCGTCGCCCGGCGCCAGGCCGGCAAGCCGGCCATCATCGACCGCACCGCCGACCGCCGTCTGAGCTACGGCAAGTGCCTGATCGCCGCCCTGCTCCTGGCCGACCGCTTCCGGAGCTGTCCGGACGGCTTTCTCGGCATCATGCTGCCCACCGGGGCCGGTTGCACCCTGGCCGTACTCGGGGCGCTCTTTGCCGGCAAGACGCCGGTCCTCATCAACTATTCCACCGGCGCGGCGGACAACGCCCGCTACGCCCAGCGCAAGTGCCTCTTCCGGACGATCGTCACCGCCCGGGCGCTCCTGGACAAGGTCGGCTGCCCGCCGGTGGAAGGCATGATCATGGTCGAGGACCTCCTGGCCAGCTTTTCAGCCGGCGAGAGGCTCAAGAAGGCCCTGTTGACCCGGCTGCCACTTCCCATGCTCCTCAAGCAGGTGGCGGGCGGCGAGCCGGACGACCTTCTGGTGGTGCTTTTTACCAGCGGCTCGGAAAAGGACCCCAAGGCGGTGCCGCTCACCCACCGCAACATCGCCAGCAACGTGGCGGCCTTCAGCCAGGTCTTCGGTTTGTCCCACCGGGACGTCATGATGGCGAGCCTGCCCTTCTTCCACATCTTCGGCCTGACGGTCAACCTGTGGACCCCCCTTTTCCACGGCATGACCATGGTCTCGGTGGCCAACCCCCTGGAGTACCGGACGATCTGCCAGGTGATCCGCGAGGAGCGGCCCACCATGCTGGCCGGCACCCCCAGCTTCCTGGCCGGCTACCTGGCGAAATCGGCACCCGGCGACTTCGAGAGCCTGCGGATCGTGGTGAGCGGTGCCGACAAGTGCCCGGACTCCCTGCGGGAGGGCTTTGCCGCCCAGCACGGCATCACCGTCTACGAGGGCTACGGCGCCACAGAGACCTCGCCGGTGATCTCCGCCAACAGCCCGGGCGCCAACCGGCCCGGGAGCGTCGGCCGAGTGCTGCCCGGGGTGGAGGTGCGCATCGAGGACTACGAAACCGGCGCCGACTGCCCGCCCGGGAAGACCGGCCGCATCCTGGTGCGCGGCGAGCTGGTCATGCCCGGCTATCTCCACGATCTCGAGGAGACCTCCATGCGCATCCGCCAGGGCTGGTACGACACCGGCGACATGGGTCACCTGGATGCCGACGGCTTCCTGTGGCATGCCGGCCGGCTGCGGCGCTTCGTCAAGATCGGCGGCGAGATGATCTCCCTGGTGCGGGTGGAGGATGTCCTGGCCCGGCAGATTGCCGCCGACAACCCGTGCTGCGTGGTGGAGGTCCCGGATCCCCGGAAAGGCTCCCGGATTGTGGCCGCGGTGGCGGCACCGGTGGATGAGCCGGCGGTCCTGGCCGCCATGGCCAAGGAGCTGCCCAACATCGCCCTGCCCCGCCGCTTCCTGGCCCTGGGCGATCTGCCCAAGATGGGCTCGGGCAAGGTCGACTTCCGCCAGGTGACCAGCCTGGTCCAGGAGCGTCTGGCCGCCGGCTCCTGA
- a CDS encoding PBP1A family penicillin-binding protein, whose product MASIDDIPILPAEPAAGLPPEPAPDPGPRPLPVWTHLQLMALASGIGLLVTVLIGIGLYLFVALDLPSLASVADYQPDTTAVILGRDGGILGRIHRENRTLVTLDSLPPLLPQAFVAAEDSRFFSHPGVDLWSVLRAAIHNLRAGAPVQGGSTITQQVARSLLLSREKTYARKLREVLLAWRIDAALSKDEILYLYLNQIYFGEGAYGVEAAAQTYFGTAASRLSLPQLAILAGLPQAPSRYSPFRRLDLAKKRQAYVLNRMAEEGMIAPQEARDAYAEPLTWATPPAGHHEAGYFLQQVRQEVEERLGREAWWRLGLTVETTLDGRLQQAATEAVQAGVAAWQKRQRRAAGSPAAQAALVALDPASGEILALVGGSDYAASQFNRAVQARRQPGSAFKPFIYAAALEQGVTPSQIFADAPLSLPGSRPGETWSPQNYDHRFHGPVTLRTALTQSLNLATLRVLETVGVERPVRLAHSLGIASPLAADLSLALGVSEVSLLELSAAYAAFANGGLAVAPRSCTRILDRHGIVLAENTPRRRRILSAETAFQMAHLLKGVVTEGTGRAAAKLARPAAGKTGTTDDNRDAWFIGFTPNLLAGVWMGHDRRSSLGREETGGRAAVPIWLDFMARVLPREDAGADFVPPPGIELVRVDPATGTVLAAGEEGGVLEAFNRRWPLPAPEPGTDEQGSAVRPDRSSGAGP is encoded by the coding sequence ATGGCCTCCATCGACGACATCCCCATCCTGCCCGCCGAGCCGGCCGCCGGGCTGCCGCCGGAGCCGGCCCCCGACCCGGGGCCGCGGCCGCTGCCGGTCTGGACCCACCTCCAGCTCATGGCCCTGGCCTCCGGCATCGGCCTTCTGGTCACGGTGCTGATCGGCATCGGCCTCTACCTGTTCGTGGCCCTCGATCTGCCCAGCCTGGCCTCGGTGGCCGACTACCAGCCGGACACCACGGCGGTCATCCTGGGCCGCGACGGCGGCATCCTGGGCCGCATCCACCGGGAGAACCGCACCCTGGTCACCCTGGACAGCCTGCCGCCCCTCCTGCCCCAGGCCTTTGTGGCGGCCGAGGACAGCCGCTTCTTCTCCCATCCCGGGGTGGATCTGTGGAGCGTGCTCCGGGCCGCCATCCACAACCTCAGAGCCGGCGCGCCGGTCCAGGGCGGCAGCACCATCACCCAGCAGGTGGCCCGCTCCCTTCTCCTCTCCCGGGAGAAAACCTATGCCCGCAAGCTCCGGGAGGTGCTCCTGGCCTGGCGCATCGATGCGGCGCTCAGCAAGGACGAGATCCTCTACCTCTATCTGAACCAGATCTACTTCGGCGAAGGGGCCTACGGGGTGGAGGCGGCGGCCCAGACCTATTTCGGCACCGCCGCCTCCCGCCTGAGTCTGCCGCAGCTGGCGATCCTGGCGGGCCTACCCCAGGCACCCAGCCGCTATTCGCCCTTCCGGCGCCTGGACCTGGCCAAGAAGCGCCAGGCCTATGTCCTGAACCGCATGGCCGAGGAGGGGATGATCGCGCCGCAGGAGGCCCGGGACGCCTATGCCGAGCCTCTGACCTGGGCGACCCCGCCCGCAGGCCACCACGAGGCCGGCTACTTCTTGCAACAGGTGCGCCAGGAGGTGGAAGAAAGGCTGGGCCGGGAGGCCTGGTGGCGGCTGGGACTGACGGTGGAGACCACCCTGGACGGCCGGCTGCAGCAGGCGGCCACCGAAGCGGTACAGGCGGGGGTCGCCGCCTGGCAGAAGCGGCAGCGGCGGGCCGCGGGCAGCCCGGCGGCCCAGGCGGCCCTGGTCGCCCTGGATCCGGCCAGCGGCGAGATTCTGGCCCTGGTAGGAGGGAGCGACTATGCCGCCAGCCAGTTCAATCGGGCGGTGCAGGCCCGCCGGCAGCCAGGCTCGGCCTTCAAGCCCTTCATCTATGCCGCGGCCCTGGAACAGGGCGTCACCCCGAGCCAGATCTTTGCCGACGCCCCCCTGAGCTTACCGGGCAGCCGGCCTGGTGAGACCTGGAGCCCCCAGAACTACGACCACCGCTTCCATGGCCCGGTGACCCTCAGGACCGCGCTGACCCAGTCCCTCAACCTGGCCACCCTCCGGGTCCTGGAGACGGTAGGGGTGGAGCGCCCGGTGCGGCTGGCCCACAGCCTGGGCATCGCCTCGCCCCTGGCTGCCGACCTCTCCCTGGCCCTGGGGGTGTCCGAGGTGTCGCTCCTGGAGCTCAGCGCCGCCTACGCCGCCTTTGCCAACGGCGGCCTGGCGGTGGCCCCCCGCAGCTGCACCCGGATCCTGGATCGCCACGGCATCGTCCTGGCCGAAAACACCCCCCGCCGCCGCCGGATCCTCTCCGCCGAGACCGCCTTCCAGATGGCCCATCTCCTGAAAGGGGTGGTCACCGAGGGCACCGGCCGGGCCGCAGCCAAATTGGCCCGGCCGGCAGCGGGCAAGACCGGCACCACCGACGACAACCGGGATGCCTGGTTCATCGGCTTCACGCCGAACCTCCTGGCCGGGGTGTGGATGGGCCACGACCGGCGCTCCTCCCTGGGCCGGGAGGAGACCGGCGGCCGGGCCGCGGTGCCGATCTGGCTGGATTTCATGGCCCGGGTCCTGCCCCGGGAGGATGCCGGCGCCGATTTTGTGCCGCCACCCGGCATCGAGCTCGTCAGGGTGGATCCGGCAACCGGAACGGTGCTGGCCGCCGGCGAAGAGGGGGGGGTGCTGGAGGCCTTCAACCGGCGCTGGCCGTTGCCGGCACCGGAGCCGGGGACGGATGAGCAGGGATCGGCGGTCAGGCCCGATCGTTCTTCCGGGGCAGGTCCTTGA
- a CDS encoding CBS and ACT domain-containing protein: MLIKEWMAKDVLSVDENTSVMRATRMMKENRIRRLPVVSHGRLIGVVTDRDLKDASPSKTTSLDIHELYYLLSEMKVKDVMTPSPITVSGDDTVEKAAVILLENRISGLMVVDELGHLIGILSETDILRSFIHSTGIKDGAIQYVFELADAPGAVGAVIDAVRAKGARMVSILTSYEDVPEGRKQVAVRVTVDDEAILPDLSTTLAAEFKLLYQVRDELKDLPRKNDRA, encoded by the coding sequence ATGCTCATCAAAGAGTGGATGGCCAAGGACGTCCTGTCCGTGGACGAGAACACGTCGGTGATGCGGGCGACCCGCATGATGAAAGAGAACCGCATCCGCCGCCTGCCGGTGGTCTCCCACGGCCGTCTGATCGGGGTGGTTACCGACCGGGATCTCAAGGACGCCTCCCCGTCCAAGACCACCTCCCTGGACATCCACGAGCTCTATTACCTCCTGTCCGAGATGAAGGTCAAGGATGTCATGACCCCCAGCCCGATCACGGTGAGCGGCGACGACACCGTGGAGAAGGCGGCGGTGATCCTGCTGGAGAACCGCATCTCCGGCCTCATGGTGGTGGACGAGCTCGGGCACCTCATTGGCATCCTCTCCGAGACCGACATCCTGCGCAGCTTCATCCACAGCACCGGCATCAAGGACGGCGCCATCCAGTATGTCTTCGAGCTGGCCGATGCCCCGGGCGCGGTGGGCGCGGTCATCGACGCGGTGCGCGCCAAGGGCGCCCGCATGGTCAGCATCCTCACCTCCTACGAGGACGTGCCGGAGGGGAGAAAGCAGGTGGCGGTCCGGGTGACGGTGGACGACGAGGCCATCCTGCCGGACCTGTCCACCACCCTGGCCGCCGAGTTCAAGCTCCTCTACCAGGTCCGCGACGAGCTCAAGGACCTGCCCCGGAAGAACGATCGGGCCTGA